A genomic region of Bombina bombina isolate aBomBom1 unplaced genomic scaffold, aBomBom1.pri scaffold_757, whole genome shotgun sequence contains the following coding sequences:
- the LOC128643884 gene encoding protein-serine O-palmitoleoyltransferase porcupine, producing the protein LITPLSALHSDVFKSALKLGTFHAIIVTYAASALLHGLSFHLAAVLLSLGFITYVEHVLRKRLAEIFSACIRSKVCPPHCNHRNKKGPFVFVINLLFAALAILQLTYLGSLFDTETDDITEEEGYGMSHTIYKWSELSWTGHWLTFGCWVFYRLIR; encoded by the exons CTAATAACTCCACTTTCTGCTCTACATTCAGATGTTTTCAAGAGTGCACTGAAACTTGGGACATTTCACGCAATTATTGTGACATACGCGGCAAGTGCTCTGCTACAT GGTCTCAGTTTTCACCTGGCTGCAGTGTTGCTGTCTTTGGGCTTCATAACATATGTGGAACATG TTCTAAGGAAGAGGTTGGCTGAGATCTTCAGTGCCTGTATCCGGTCCAAAGTATGTCCTCCACATTGCAATCACCGGAACAAAAAG GGTCCCTTTGTGTTTGTGATTAATCTCCTGTTTGCAGCGCTTGCTATACTTCAGCTCACGTACCTGGGATCTCTGTTTGATACAGAGACAGATGATATAACTGAAGAAGAG GGTTATGGAATGTCCCATACAATATACAAATGGTCAGAGCTGAGCTGGACTGGACACTGGCTGACGTTTGGGTGCTGGGTGTTTTACCGTCTTATTCGTTGA